A window of Mercenaria mercenaria strain notata chromosome 16, MADL_Memer_1, whole genome shotgun sequence contains these coding sequences:
- the LOC123539877 gene encoding uncharacterized protein LOC123539877, translating into MANRNSTLFGHLIAFYPNLKKLKLSSNRLTMIPKQMFNTNKNLEEIELSSNLLTQVTFRLEHLVNLKILSLQNNRISILNYDSRLILNSLLMTINTDRNISATLQIANNPISCSECDTLASIEWLSTTSLSYGDIHCKNPEGNLISIDHIATNFVQEECDRAVRIRNAIVLSVLIPISIIISMVLIMCKWRTNRQKQFYRKKMEQKIRKIQMNELDTKYLIFLAFSSYDYNFLNNNVFGPLKHHLQLKTGTDRDLICFGDKNFQLGKPVHDEMALCLQQSAVVMLLLSRSFCNSEFCRMEFDMALFMKKPFILMIKDELDESEMVPSLQELFKRNTRLLWERRDNHFYLRTSWDNVVNSVLELVP; encoded by the coding sequence ATGGCTAACAGAAATTCTACTCTGTTTGGACATTTAATTGCTTTCTACCCAAACCTCAAAAAGCTAAAGTTATCTTCAAATCGATTGACTATGATTCCAAAACAAATGTTCAATACAAACAAGAATTTAGAAGAAATTGAGTTATCCAGCAATCTCTTGACACAGGTTACATTCCGTCTTGAGCATTTGGTAAATTTGAAAATACTCAGCCTACAAAACAACCGCATCTCAATCTTGAATTACGACTCACGCTTGATCCTGAACTCGCTGTTAATGACTATCAACACAGACAGGAATATATCTGCAACTCTGCAGATAGCCAACAATCCAATCTCGTGTTCTGAATGCGATACACTGGCCTCTATAGAATGGCTTTCAACAACATCACTTTCGTATGGGGACATCCACTGCAAGAATCCAGAAGGGAATTTAATCTCCATCGACCACATCGCTACAAACTTCGTACAAGAAGAGTGCGATAGAGCAGTTCGTATCAGAAATGCTATTGTTTTGTCTGTTCTTATACCGATATCAATTATCATATCTATGGTCCTTATAATGTGTAAATGGCGGACGAATCGGCAAAAACAATTTTATAGAAAGAAAATGGAACAGAAAATTCGAAAGATTCAGATGAATGAACTTGACAcaaaatatctaatatttctgGCATTCAGTAGTTACGATTACAATTTTCTCAACAACAATGTTTTTGGACCATTAAAGCATCATTTACAACTTAAGACAGGTACGGACAGAGACCTGATATGTTTCGGTGACAAAAATTTCCAGCTAGGAAAACCTGTCCATGATGAAATGGCCTTATGTCTACAGCAATCGGCAGTAGTAATGTTACTCCTATCTCGTAGCTTCTGTAACAGCGAATTCTGCAGAATGGAGTTTGATATGGCTCTTTTTATGAAGAAACCATTCATTCTCATGATTAAAGATGAATTAGACGAAAGCGAAATGGTACCCAGCCTGCAAGAGCTCTTCAAAAGAAACACGAGATTATTATGGGAAAGACGTGACAACCACTTTTACTTAAGGACATCCTGGGATAATGTTGTTAACTCAGTTCTAGAACTGGTTCCGTAA